One window of Microcoleus vaginatus PCC 9802 genomic DNA carries:
- a CDS encoding trehalose synthase → MKHLWYKNAIVYSLDVETFMDSDGDGVGDFQGLINRLDYLSALGITCLWLLPFYPSPNRDNGYDVMDYYNIDPRLGTLGDFVEFMHQARERGIRVLIDLVVNHTSNQHPWFVAAKSDKNSKYRNYYVWSENPPKTAPEVLVFPDAEDSIWEYDEQANAYYLHHFYKEQPDLNIANPAVREEICKIMGFWLELGVSGFRIDAVPFLIKGIGIEGADPENLRGFLEEMREFVSSRQGHAVLLAEANVDRDQISIYFAKGDRMHILFNFLLNQHLFLALARQESTAMRDGLKTLPDIPDICQWLNFVRHHDELTLDRITSSEREEIFAAFAPEKTMQIFGRGIRRRLPPMMKGDRRRIELVYSLLFTLPGTPMLRYGEEIGMGDDLSLEGRGSVRTVMQWSDAANGGFSTATTDALARPAIAHGEYGYKQVNVLAAQRDPGSLINWMERAISIRKQCPELGRGKWHILETDSPSVLAHCCDWQGRTVIAVHNLADKPCTATLKSQEYSHLFDLFGDRLYESLDADSPSIPLEAYGYRWFRVNRIQG, encoded by the coding sequence ATGAAACACCTCTGGTATAAAAACGCAATTGTCTACTCCCTCGATGTTGAAACCTTCATGGACTCCGACGGCGATGGTGTAGGAGACTTTCAAGGACTTATCAACCGCCTAGACTATTTATCCGCGTTAGGAATTACTTGTTTGTGGTTGCTGCCGTTTTATCCTTCCCCTAACCGGGACAATGGTTACGACGTGATGGATTACTACAACATTGATCCGAGACTGGGAACCCTGGGAGATTTTGTCGAGTTCATGCACCAAGCAAGGGAACGAGGAATTCGGGTGCTGATCGATCTGGTAGTAAATCATACGTCCAATCAGCATCCTTGGTTTGTTGCAGCCAAAAGCGATAAAAACTCCAAGTATCGCAATTACTACGTGTGGTCAGAAAATCCACCCAAAACCGCTCCAGAAGTGCTGGTGTTTCCCGATGCCGAGGACAGTATTTGGGAATACGACGAACAAGCAAACGCTTACTATTTGCATCATTTCTATAAAGAACAGCCTGATTTGAATATTGCCAATCCGGCAGTACGAGAAGAAATCTGCAAAATTATGGGTTTCTGGCTAGAACTGGGCGTGTCTGGATTTCGCATTGATGCTGTTCCCTTTTTAATTAAAGGAATTGGCATCGAAGGTGCAGACCCCGAAAACCTGCGAGGTTTCTTGGAAGAAATGAGAGAGTTTGTGTCATCGCGTCAGGGTCATGCTGTGTTGCTGGCAGAAGCAAATGTCGATCGCGATCAAATTTCTATCTACTTTGCTAAGGGCGACAGAATGCACATCCTGTTCAACTTTTTGCTGAACCAGCATCTGTTTTTGGCCCTGGCGCGTCAAGAATCCACAGCAATGCGCGATGGACTAAAAACCTTACCGGATATTCCTGATATTTGTCAGTGGCTTAATTTTGTGCGCCACCATGATGAACTGACGCTAGACCGCATTACTTCATCGGAACGAGAGGAAATTTTTGCAGCGTTTGCCCCTGAGAAAACTATGCAAATTTTCGGGCGCGGGATTCGTCGTCGCTTACCACCGATGATGAAAGGTGACCGCCGCCGGATTGAACTGGTCTACAGCTTGCTTTTCACCCTGCCTGGTACACCCATGCTGCGCTATGGCGAAGAAATTGGCATGGGCGACGATCTTTCGCTGGAAGGTCGAGGCAGCGTCCGCACGGTGATGCAATGGTCAGATGCAGCGAATGGCGGCTTCTCGACGGCCACAACTGATGCCCTTGCCAGACCTGCGATCGCCCACGGAGAATACGGTTACAAACAAGTCAATGTCCTCGCAGCGCAGCGCGATCCTGGCTCATTAATTAACTGGATGGAACGTGCAATCAGCATCCGCAAGCAATGTCCTGAGTTGGGTAGGGGCAAGTGGCACATTCTGGAAACCGACTCTCCCTCGGTTTTAGCCCACTGCTGCGACTGGCAAGGCAGGACGGTGATTGCTGTCCACAATCTAGCCGACAAACCTTGTACCGCTACGCTGAAATCTCAGGAATACAGCCATCTGTTCGATTTATTTGGCGATCGCCTCTATGAATCTCTCGATGCGGACTCGCCCTCTATTCCCTTAGAAGCCTACGGTTATCGCTGGTTTCGAGTCAATCGAATCCAGGGTTGA
- a CDS encoding mechanosensitive ion channel family protein, producing MTAEISGVWDKIESMINSFIVLLPNMILAFLVFAIFFFVGRSIKRAVRRLTRNHRQSRNLGLVLGRLAQGITVLVGLFIALSIVIPTFRAGDLVQLLGISGVAIGFAFRDILQNFLAGILILLTEPFQIDDQIVFKNFEGTVESIETRATTIRTYDGRRIVIPNAELFTNSVMVNTAFDKRRMEYDVGIGYGDDIDLAKQLMMEAMHNVDEVLNDPAPDVLLMELAGSTVNIRARWWIAPPRRIDDLRSRDKVLSAIKKKLTANGIDLPFPTQQILFHDQTEETDGDRQRQREGWPVGNGEVPKPHSISGSLQKLIELRAQQDGNGQS from the coding sequence ATGACAGCAGAAATATCCGGAGTCTGGGACAAGATTGAAAGCATGATCAATAGCTTCATTGTCCTGCTGCCTAATATGATACTAGCGTTCCTTGTTTTTGCAATCTTTTTCTTTGTTGGAAGGTCAATTAAGAGAGCGGTCAGGCGACTTACCCGCAACCACCGCCAATCCCGGAATTTGGGACTGGTGTTGGGAAGGTTAGCGCAGGGTATTACTGTTCTGGTTGGTCTGTTTATTGCCTTGTCGATTGTAATTCCCACATTTAGAGCAGGCGATTTGGTGCAACTGCTGGGAATTAGCGGGGTAGCGATTGGTTTTGCCTTTCGCGATATCTTACAAAACTTCCTAGCTGGTATCCTAATTCTTTTGACGGAACCGTTCCAAATCGATGACCAGATTGTGTTTAAAAACTTTGAGGGAACGGTAGAAAGTATTGAAACTCGCGCTACAACAATCCGAACCTATGATGGTCGCCGGATTGTAATTCCCAATGCCGAATTGTTCACCAATTCTGTTATGGTGAATACCGCCTTTGATAAACGCCGGATGGAATACGACGTTGGTATCGGCTACGGCGATGATATTGACCTCGCCAAGCAGTTAATGATGGAAGCCATGCACAATGTGGATGAGGTTTTGAATGACCCTGCTCCTGACGTGCTGCTGATGGAACTTGCAGGAAGTACCGTCAATATCCGCGCTCGATGGTGGATTGCTCCGCCGCGACGAATTGACGATCTGCGATCGCGGGACAAGGTGCTGTCTGCGATTAAAAAAAAGCTGACTGCCAACGGCATCGACTTGCCCTTTCCTACGCAGCAAATTTTGTTTCACGACCAAACCGAAGAGACGGATGGCGATCGCCAACGTCAACGAGAAGGATGGCCCGTTGGTAATGGCGAAGTTCCCAAACCCCACAGCATCAGCGGTTCTCTGCAAAAACTAATAGAACTGCGAGCGCAACAAGACGGCAACGGACAATCTTAA
- a CDS encoding LLM class flavin-dependent oxidoreductase has product MAQIGYHASHEQFKPSELLKYVQMAEQAGFTNALSSDHFHPWSEAQGQSGFAWSWLGAAMQATPRLSYRVVCAPGQRYHPAIIAQAAATLAEMFPNRFWLTVGSGQALNEHITGEKWPTKSDRNARLKECVDIIRALWAGETVTHRGLVCVEDAKLYTRPEILPLIIGAAVTPETAEWLGSWADGLITTSRPPEKLKKVVDAFRRGGGEGKPMILKVQLSYDSNAEKALQGAHHQWRNNIFKTKMLTELITPDQFDAAGEFVQPEELYQHVRISADQEQHLEWLQKDIELGFDELILHNVNREQEQFIEVFGEKVVPGLTKS; this is encoded by the coding sequence ATGGCACAAATTGGTTATCACGCTTCCCACGAACAGTTTAAGCCCAGCGAACTGCTGAAATATGTCCAAATGGCAGAACAAGCTGGCTTTACCAATGCCCTTTCTTCCGATCACTTTCATCCTTGGAGTGAAGCGCAAGGACAAAGTGGTTTTGCTTGGTCTTGGTTGGGTGCAGCAATGCAAGCAACGCCGAGGCTTTCCTATCGGGTTGTTTGCGCTCCCGGACAGCGGTATCATCCGGCTATTATTGCCCAAGCTGCGGCAACTTTAGCAGAAATGTTTCCAAATCGTTTTTGGCTCACGGTTGGCAGCGGTCAAGCGTTGAACGAACATATTACTGGGGAGAAGTGGCCTACTAAGAGCGATCGCAACGCGCGCCTCAAAGAATGTGTCGATATTATCCGCGCCCTTTGGGCAGGAGAAACCGTCACCCATCGCGGTTTAGTGTGCGTAGAAGATGCAAAACTCTATACCCGCCCGGAAATTCTCCCATTAATTATCGGCGCGGCAGTTACCCCAGAAACCGCAGAATGGTTGGGCAGTTGGGCTGATGGATTAATTACTACTTCTCGCCCACCTGAAAAGTTAAAAAAAGTCGTCGATGCGTTTCGTCGCGGTGGGGGAGAAGGGAAACCAATGATTTTGAAAGTGCAGCTTTCCTATGACAGTAATGCAGAGAAAGCACTACAAGGTGCTCATCATCAATGGCGTAATAACATCTTCAAAACCAAAATGCTGACAGAACTGATAACACCCGATCAATTTGATGCCGCCGGGGAGTTTGTACAACCAGAAGAGTTATATCAACACGTCCGCATCTCGGCAGACCAAGAGCAGCATCTTGAGTGGTTGCAAAAAGATATTGAATTGGGGTTTGATGAACTAATTTTGCACAACGTTAACCGAGAGCAAGAGCAGTTTATTGAGGTGTTTGGCGAAAAAGTAGTGCCAGGGCTGACAAAAAGTTGA
- a CDS encoding DUF3611 family protein → MNQLNQPESLSQPLTQTEFVATFRLFSRFSFWIQLFLGAISGIVLVFAMLGRNMSDQTNNNAGIGFGIFLAVVGLLLLCFRIFWDFRYRLLGRLLHAENSQVYPSKEHITHTLRIGLVSSLVGVLIAFVASEETVAVVLAKTLSQPQAMAAYAPENVIRSLDIFVTMANVNLIGAHFFGAVTSLGLLNWVEE, encoded by the coding sequence ATGAATCAACTGAATCAACCAGAGTCCTTGTCGCAACCGCTGACCCAAACTGAATTCGTCGCAACTTTTCGCTTGTTTAGTAGATTTAGCTTCTGGATACAGTTATTCTTGGGTGCTATTTCCGGCATTGTTTTAGTATTTGCTATGTTGGGTCGCAACATGAGCGATCAAACCAATAATAATGCAGGTATTGGGTTCGGCATATTTTTAGCGGTAGTTGGTCTGTTATTGCTGTGCTTTAGAATTTTTTGGGATTTTCGCTATAGGCTTTTAGGGCGACTTTTGCACGCCGAAAATTCCCAGGTATATCCCAGCAAAGAACATATTACTCACACCTTACGGATTGGATTAGTTTCTAGTTTGGTGGGGGTATTAATCGCGTTTGTCGCTTCTGAAGAAACAGTTGCTGTAGTTCTAGCGAAAACTCTTAGTCAACCGCAAGCGATGGCAGCTTATGCGCCCGAAAATGTGATTCGTTCCCTAGATATTTTTGTGACGATGGCCAACGTCAATCTGATTGGCGCTCACTTTTTTGGAGCTGTTACTTCTCTTGGGTTACTCAATTGGGTAGAAGAGTAG
- a CDS encoding DUF1206 domain-containing protein codes for MKRDNSPTDSIKDSIGQAASHPWFERLARLGYASKGLVYFIVGFLAAQAAFSMGGRTTDTSGALSEIVNQPFGKFLLFLVTIGIIGYALLRIVQTILDPEHQGQKMDAKRIAQRIGYALSALGYAGLALTAVKLIMGSAVSKSDSTEDLTAQILAQPFGQWLVGLAGSIVIGVGFSYFYEAYKAKFRRHFKLDEMSPTEQKWATRLGRFGIAARGIVFVIIGFFFIQAARLSDASQTKGLGEVLAILAQQPFSPVILALVPLGLIAYGIYSVIEARYRRIFRS; via the coding sequence ATGAAACGGGACAACTCACCCACCGACAGCATTAAAGACTCAATTGGACAGGCAGCTTCTCATCCCTGGTTTGAGCGACTGGCAAGATTGGGATATGCTTCCAAAGGCTTAGTTTACTTTATTGTCGGTTTTCTAGCAGCACAAGCAGCCTTTAGTATGGGCGGCAGGACAACCGATACTAGCGGTGCATTATCAGAAATTGTTAACCAACCCTTCGGTAAATTTCTGCTATTTCTGGTAACGATTGGCATTATTGGTTATGCCCTTTTGCGTATCGTTCAGACAATTCTCGACCCAGAACACCAAGGACAGAAAATGGATGCCAAGCGAATTGCCCAACGCATTGGCTACGCCTTAAGTGCTTTAGGTTACGCAGGTTTGGCTTTAACGGCTGTAAAACTGATAATGGGTTCGGCCGTTAGTAAGAGCGATTCAACCGAAGATTTGACAGCCCAAATTTTAGCGCAACCGTTTGGACAATGGCTGGTAGGATTGGCGGGATCAATTGTTATTGGTGTAGGATTTTCTTATTTCTACGAAGCATATAAAGCCAAATTTCGCCGCCATTTCAAGCTAGATGAAATGAGCCCAACCGAGCAAAAGTGGGCGACACGGTTGGGTCGATTTGGAATTGCTGCCCGTGGAATTGTTTTCGTTATAATCGGTTTTTTCTTCATTCAAGCAGCAAGGCTATCGGATGCTAGTCAAACGAAGGGATTGGGCGAGGTGTTGGCAATTCTGGCACAACAGCCTTTTAGCCCAGTGATTTTGGCTCTAGTACCTTTGGGTTTAATTGCCTATGGCATCTACTCGGTAATTGAAGCTCGCTATCGGCGAATTTTCCGCTCATAA